A window of the Tiliqua scincoides isolate rTilSci1 chromosome 5, rTilSci1.hap2, whole genome shotgun sequence genome harbors these coding sequences:
- the LOC136652023 gene encoding uncharacterized protein has translation MTLEISSCFIVTRKLLGFLARLELELSFLFTHSMDAAQKEAAILRVVQSGTLMLEFLRASCEASSAAASRRRWAFLHSLEQRGYEEEEEEESEQEEKEEEEEALLPRQTASAAFRRGGRLRSVERRFWARPRSTEWWDRTVLETWDDHQWLQNFRMRKATFLELCARLSPALQRQKTRMRIPLSVEKRVAIALWKLATSVCYRDVGNQFGVGRSTAGSVVLEVCRAIQRVLMRATVNVGGGLVEIVDGFKKMGFPNCAGVVGTTHMPILCPPHQAAEYVNTKGYYSMALQALVDHQGKFTHLSAGWPGKTHEAKIFNKSTLFTKGQEGTLFPPGSIDINGVSVPRVILGGPAYPLLPWLMVPYTEDLDGAKETFNAALNRCQEPLEEAFSRLKGRWRCLTGRNDCAVENLPRLISACCVLHNICEEKGEAYEETWEAEAKQLAATFEQPLQRPDTRIKPAARSERVRDTLCAYIASMA, from the coding sequence ATGACCCTGGAGATTTCTTCCTGCTTTATAGTGACCAGAAAACTGCTTGGCTTCCTTGCCAGATTGGAACTGGAGCTGTCCTTCCTCTTCACCCACAGCATGGACGCTGCCCAGAAAGAAGCTGCCATTTTGCGTGTGGTGCAGTCAGGGACCCTGATGCTGGAGTTTCTAAGAGCCAGCTGCGAGGCGTCCTCAGCAGCAGCTTCCCGCCGTCGATGGGCATTTTTGCACTCACTGGAGCAAAGGGGctatgaggaagaggaagaagaagaatcagaacaggaggagaaggaggaggaagaggaggccttACTCCCTCGCCAAACGGCTAGTGCTGCTTTCCGGCGTGGCGGCCGTTTACGTTCGGTGGAGCGGCGCTTCTGGGCCCGGCCCCGGAGCACTGAGTGGTGGGACCGCACTGTGCTGGAGACCTGGGATGACCACCAGTGGCTGCAGAATTTCCGGATGCGCAAGGCGACATTCCTAGAACTGTGCGCCAGGCTCTCCCCGGCTCTGCAGCGCCAGAAGACCCGGATGAGGATCCCTCTAAGCGTGGAGAAGCGGGTGGCCATTGCCCTCTGGAAGCTGGCCACGTCTGTGTGCTACCGCGATGTGGGCAACCAGTTTGGTGTGGGCAGGTCCACCGCCGGCTCGGTGGTTTTGGAAGTGTGCCGAGCCATTCAGCGGGTCCTGATGCGTGCCACGGTTAACGTGGGCGGCGGTCTGGTGGAAATAGTTGACGGGTTCAAGAAGATGGGCTTTCCTAATTGTGCCGGGGTGGTGGGTACGACTCACATGCCGATTTTGTGCCCTCCTCACCAAGCTGCTGAGTACGTCAACACCAAAGGCTACTACTCCATGGCACTGCAAGCCTTGGTGGACCACCAGGGGAAGTTCACCCACCTGAGTGCCGGCTGGCCAGGGAAGACACACGAGGCCAAGATCTTCAACAAATCCACCTTGTTCAccaaagggcaggaaggaacTCTCTTCCCCCCAGGCAGCATTGATATCAATGGGGTGTCTGTACCCAGGGTTATTCTTGGTGGCCCGGCCTACCCTCTTCTCCCTTGGCTGATGGTCCCTTACACAGAGGACCTGGATGGGGCCAAAGAGACCTTCAATGCAGCCTTGAACAGATGCCAGGAGCCCCTGGAGGAGGCCTTCAGCCGGCTGAAGGGCCGGTGGCGCTGCCTGACGGGCCGCAATGACTGTGCTGTGGAGAACCTACCCCGTCTCATCTCAGCCTGCTGCGTCTTACACAACATCTGTGAGGAGAAGGGGGAGGCCTACGAAGAGACGTGGGAGGCTGAGGCCAAGCAGTTGGCCGCCACGTTTGAGCAGCCCCTCCAGCGGCCCGACACGCGGATCAAGCCTGCGGCCAGGTCCGAGAGGGTCAGAGACACGCTCTGTGCCTACATTGCAAGCATGGCATGA
- the HES7 gene encoding transcription factor HES-7 yields the protein MVTTDSSEPGGVRKMLKPLVEKRRRDRINRSLEEMRLLLLQRTQCQTLKNPKVEKAEILEMAVGYLREMNSAKPQGADPSKDSTLQTCYLMGFRECFLGLAAFIQQAHPAVQSHLLDTLHLYLASRSEPRGQDWSCGAFSPGSSLEESPPRTPEGFCSPLKTLSEPLRSPDAPCSSTGQQHGSQQRHSPESPAKRLPPPPAFWRPWP from the exons ATGGTCACCACGGACAGCTCTGAGCCAGGAGGGGTGAGAAAG ATGCTGAAGCCCCTGGTGGAGAAGCGCCGGCGTGACCGAATCAACAGGAGCCTGGAGGAAATgcgtctcctcctcctgcagagAACCCAATGCCAG ACTCTGAAGAATCCCAAAGTGGAGAAGGCGGAGATCCTGGAGATGGCTGTAGGATACCTTCGGGAGATGAACTCTGCCAAGCCCCAGG GAGCGGACCCCTCCAAAGACAGCACCCTGCAGACCTGCTACCTGATGGGCTTCCGGGAGTGCTTCTTGGGCCTGGCCGCCTTCATCCAGCAAGCCCACCCTGCGGTCCAGAGTCACCTGTTGGACACCTTGCACCTCTACCTGGCCTCCAGGTCCGAACCCCGTGGCCAAGACTGGAGTTGTGGGGCTTTCTCTCCAGGCTCCTCCTTGGAGGAATCGCCTCCGAGGACCCCTGAGGGCTTCTGCTCCCCTCTGAAGACGCTGAGCGAACCATTGCGGAGTCCAGACGCCCCTTGCTCCAGCACGGGACAACAACACGGGAGCCAACAAAGACACAGCCCTGAGAGCCCAGCCAAGAGGCTCCCGCCGCCCCCGGCTTTCTGGAGACCTTGGCCCTAG